From Kryptolebias marmoratus isolate JLee-2015 linkage group LG15, ASM164957v2, whole genome shotgun sequence, a single genomic window includes:
- the fgf4 gene encoding fibroblast growth factor 4, which yields MSATLSPRRLICFFLRAPRRAKRREAALRAGAGMGFLSALRTVLVLGLVTGLAGCVPGLNGTADRWEALYSRSLARLPGEKRDEVSRDGDYLLGIKRLRRLYCNVGIGFHIQVLPDGRITGVHSENRYSLLQISPVERGVVTLLGVRSGLFVAMNRRGKLYGSLHYSNECKFREKLLANNYNAYESAAYPRMFIGLSKSGKTKRGNRVSPAMTVTHFLPRI from the exons ATGAGCGCGACTCTGTCCCCCCGCCGCCTCATCTGCTTCTTCCTCCGCGCCCCCCGGAGGGCCAAGCGCCGGGAGGCCGCTCTCAGAGCCGGAGCCGGCATGGGCTTCCTGTCGGCCCTGAGGACCGTGCTGGTGCTGGGCCTGGTGACGGGCCTGGCCGGGTGCGTGCCCGGCCTGAACGGCACGGCGGACCGCTGGGAGGCCCTGTACTCCCGCTCCCTGGCGCGGCTCCCGGGGGAGAAGCGCGACGAGGTGAGCCGGGACGGAGACTACCTCCTGGGCATTAAAAGGCTCCGGCGCCTCTACTGCAACGTGGGGATCGGCTTTCACATCCAAGTGCTCCCGGACGGCAGAATAACTGGGGTCCACAGCGAGAACCGTTACA GTCTCCTGCAGATCTCCCCGGTGGAAAGAGGGGTGGTGACCCTGCTGGGCGTTCGCAGTGGGCTCTTTGTGGCCATGAACCGGCGAGGAAAGCTGTATGGATCT CTCCACTACAGCAACGAGTGCAAGTTCAGAGAGAAGCTCCTGGCCAACAACTACAACGCCTACGAGTCAGCGGCCTACCCGAGGATGTTCATCGGTCTGAGTAAGAGCGGCAAAACAAAACGAGGAAACAGAGTGTCACCCGCCATGACAGTGACGCATTTCTTGCCAAGAATCTAA
- the fgf19 gene encoding fibroblast growth factor 19 — translation MKVTNCPTASWREAERSEMKSDKIMLPLPLTLRALALCLTNTLFAAGVLCMPLTDQGPHIAHGWGQVVRLRHLYAAKPGLHLLIGEDGQVHGSAEQTLYSLLEIRPVDPGLVVIRGAATTRFLCMESDGRLYSSHTYNKADCTFREQILADGYNVYTSDGHGVPLSLGTNQQRLQGVDRGSPALARFLPRINTLQQTLPAVPDVPEQPGTAQTEEAVDAMDSFGMLSQIIHSPSFHER, via the exons ATGAAGGTAACCAACTGTCCGACTGCCAGCTGGAGGGAAGCAGAGCGCAGTGAAATGAAATCTGATAAAATAATGCTGCCGCTGCCGCTGACGCTGCGCGCGCTCGCTCTCTGTCTCACCAACACGCTGTTTGCCGCTGGGGTGCTCTGCATGCCGCTGACCGACCAGGGGCCGCACATCGCGCACGGCTGGGGCCAGGTGGTGCGCCTCAGACACCTGTACGCGGCCAAACCGGGTCTGCACCTGCTGATCGGTGAGGATGGACAGGTTCACGGCTCCGCGGAGCAAACGCTGTACA GCCTGCTGGAGATCCGTCCTGTGGATCCTGGGCTTGTTGTCATCAGAGGAGCAGCAACCACACGGTTTCTGTGCATGGAGAGCGATGGAAGGCTGTACTCATCG CACACGTACAACAAAGCTGACTGCACCTTCAGAGAGCAGATCCTGGCAGACGGTTACAACGTCTACACCTCTGATGGACACGGAGTCCCGCTCAGTTTGGGAACCAACCAGCAGAGGCTGCAGGGCGTAGACCGAGGCTCTCCAGCTCTGGCCCGCTTCCTCCCGAGGATAAACACCCTCCAGCAGACCCTCCCGGCTGTGCCGGATGTCCCTGAGCAGCCGGGCACAGCGCAAACGGAAGAGGCCGTGGATGCGATGGACTCGTTTGGGATGCTTTCTCAGATCATCCACAGCCCGAGCTTCCATGAGAGATGA